The genomic interval CGAGCCCCGAAGAGGAGGTGGAGCATCGGGAACGGGAGCGGTCCGTGATCGAGTTGATCAAGGAATACGAGATCATGCAGCTCAAGTTGCGGGGACTGCCAGACAAGGAAATCGCGGACCTTGTCGGGCTCACGCCGAACGCGGTGAGGCAGCGGCTCAAGCGCTATCGCAAGGATCTCAAACGGGCGCTCGGCGAGCTGGAGGAACCCGACGGATGAGATTTTACGTCGCCGACACATTCAGCGGTGGGCGGCCGTCTACAGGGCAGAAGCCCCCGCGGGGTGCCTGTACACGGTCGCGGGGGCCGAGGCGGACGGTGATGCAGTGAACCACGACGAGTCGATCGCGATCCTGCTCGATGCAGTCGCAGAGAAGCCCCGACGCCGCCGTCCGACGCCCGACCAGCGCCGCCAGGCCGAGGAGCACCTGAGCCGCTGCTCAGACTGCTGCCGCGTCCTGAGCGGCCTTCACGAGCGGGCTACCGGTGAGCGCCTCGCCGACACGGACCGCATAATGGAGCTGTTCGGCTGCGAGCGCGTCCAGGACGAGATGCACCTCCTCGTCGGCCTGAGCCCCTCACGGATGGCTGCCGAGCACCCCCACCTCGCGCGCCACCTCGGATGGTGCCACGCGTGCCGCGACCGCTTTGCCCAAGTGCTCCAGGTGGAGGACGCGGCCGCCCGCGGCGAGTTCGGACCCGCGCGCGCGCGATGGCGAGAGGCGGTGGGGGCGCTGGGCGAGACGATCCGGGAGCTGGTGGGGCAGGCGGTCGTGCAGGTGCGGACGGGGGTGGCGGCCTTCACGACGGTGCCGGAAGGTCTGCTCCTGTCCCCGGCCCTGGCCCCGGCAGCGGCCTGGCGAGGGGCGGGACCGTCGACCGAGGCGGCCTTCCCTCCTCCGCTCGGCGCGCGGGCCGAGCTCCCGCTCGGGGACTCGGGGCTCGTGGCCGAGATCGGGCTCAATGCCCAGGGGACCGATCGGGTCGGGCTCGAGGTGACCGTGTCCGGTGCGGCGCATGGTCCGCTGTCGGTGTCGCTGCGCGCCCTCGCGGGCGATCGAGCGGAGCTGGTGGCCTCCGAGACCGCGCGCGTCGAGAAGCCGGTCGTCTTCCGGGGGCTCGTACCGGGCCGCTACGTCCTCGAAATCCAGGAGAAGCAGAGGGACCTCCGCTTCCGGGTCGGGTTCGAGGTCGCGAGCCCTACCGGCGCCTCGGGCTGACGGTCGCCGCCCCGCAGAGACCGACCCGCCCGTCGACGGGGTTCCCCACGGGCGTCTCGTGCTCTTCCGCGTCGGGAGCCCGGTGCGGTAGGCTTGCCGACGTACGTCACTCGCAAGGCGACAGGCGATGATCCTCGCCCGAGTCGGTCCCGGCGGCCGCGCCGCCGATCGGTCCCGGCCACCCAGGTGCGCCCGATGAGGCTCCCCGCTACGCTCTACGCGGAGCGGATCGAGGGGTACATCCGCTATCGCCTGGAGGTGCCGGAGCACGACGTCGGGCTGCCGCTCCAGCAAGAGTTCAGCCACATCCTGGATGAGGCGACGGTCCTGGCGCTCCGGCAGAGCGCCGATGCGNNNNNNNNNNNNNNNNNNNGTTGCTGCGGTGCGAGGAGACGGCGGTTTTCCCCGACGAAGCGCGACGGCGCGGCTCGGTGCTCTACCGGACCCTCATCCCACCCGGCTTGCGCGATCAGCTGAAGGCCCTCACGGGGCCGCTCTTCATCTGCACCTCGCTCTACGGGGTCCCGTGGGAGCTCCTGTACGACGACGAGGAGTTCTGGGGCCTGCGCTACGCGATCGGAAAGCGGATCATGATGAGCCGCCCGCTCACGATGGCCGGTGCAGCTGCGCTGCGCTCCCGCCCGCGGGCGCTGGTCGTGGGCTCCGACCCCCGCGGCGACCTTCCCATCGTCCACTCCGAGGTCGAGCGCATCTGTGAGACGCTCGAACGCTTCGCCGACATCGGTTGCGTCAGCGGGAAATTGGCGAGCTTCGACGAGGTCACGGCATACCTGCGCGAGGGCTTCGACCTGATCCACTACTNNNNNNNNNNNNNNNNNNNNNNNNNNNNNNNNNNNNNNNCCCCTCGCGGCCGAGGTCATCGAGCGGAATCTGTCCGGACGGCCGCTCGTCTTCCTCAACGGATGCGCGAGTGCGCGCGGCACCGAGCATGAGGCAACCGCCGCGTGGGAGGAGC from Deltaproteobacteria bacterium carries:
- a CDS encoding sigma-70 family RNA polymerase sigma factor gives rise to the protein SPEEEVEHRERERSVIELIKEYEIMQLKLRGLPDKEIADLVGLTPNAVRQRLKRYRKDLKRALGELEEPDG
- a CDS encoding CHAT domain-containing protein, translating into MLRCEETAVFPDEARRRGSVLYRTLIPPGLRDQLKALTGPLFICTSLYGVPWELLYDDEEFWGLRYAIGKRIMMSRPLTMAGAAALRSRPRALVVGSDPRGDLPIVHSEVERICETLERFADIGCVSGKLASFDEVTAYLREGFDLIHY